The Paenibacillus mucilaginosus 3016 genome includes the window GCCCGGGCGCTTGCTCCTCACTTCATCCCAATTGAGACCAAGCGCACCCAGCGTCGTTTTATGAAAATTCTGCATGTACCGCTGATTCACGATATTGATGATCTCCCGGTACTGCGGCTGCTCCAGGTTGGCATACAGCACCGTATGACGGTCATTGCTCAAATGCAGCACAAGCTGGTCCGGGAACAGCATATCCGGCAGCGGAATCTGCCTGCCGAGCGTATCGGTCTTGATGTATTCATCGGGTACGACCGGATCGTACTTTGGGTAGCTGTAAGCCAGCATATAGCTCAGGAGAATGCTCAGCAGCACGAGGAAGGTAAGCAGCCCGGTCTTCAGCTTCTCGATCATAGGGCCACCTCCTCCTCAGGAAGATACGGCAGGGTGAAGGTGACCCGGGTCCCTTGGCCCAGCTCGGACTCCAGTTGGATCGTCCCCCCGTGCGCTTTGACTATTTCCCGGGCAATCGAAAGTCCCAGTCCCGTGCCTCCCGCACTGCGGGAACGGGCCTTGTCCACCCGGTAGAACCGGTCGAAGATGCGGCTGAGGTCCTTCTTCGGAATCCCGATGCCGTTATCCTGTACGGAGATCTCCAGCACGGCCGCATCCGGTCTTCTCGCATGAATGCGGATGTGCCCGCCTTCCGGCGTATACTTGATGGCGTTGGAGATCAGATTGTCCAGCACCTGGTCGATCCGGTCCCGGTCGAGCGTGATCTCGTCCACCTCTGGGTCCACATCCACGGTGATGCCGATCATCCGCTGCTCGAGCTGGAACGAGAACCGGTCGGCCGTCTCCTCCAGCATCTCGGTCACATCGGCCGTATCCTTGGAGATGATCGCCTGCTTCGAATCAAGCCGTGAGAGCTGCAGCAGGTCCGTAACGAGGCGGATCATCCGCTCCGTCTCGCCCCTGGCCACGCTGACGAACTTGCCTGCCAGCTGCGGCTCCTCGAGCGCCCCGTCTTCGAGCGCCTCGAGATAGCTCTTGATCGTCGTCAGCGGCGTCCGCAGCTCATGCGAGACGTTCGCGACGAACTCGCGCCGGGACTGCTCGAGCTTCTCCTGCCCGGTCACGTCCTGCAGCACGGCGATCGTCCCGGCCGCGCCCTTGCCCTTGCTGTAGATATTCGTGTACGTCACCTTGACGTGCAGAGGCTCTTCTTCGCCTTCATGGAAGAACTCCATCATCGTCGACAGGTTCCCGCCGCCCTCAGTCCGGGTCATCGGCTCCTGCGAGCCCAGCAGCTCGCTGAGCGGCATGCCGAGCGTCGTGTCCTCGTTCACCTGCAGGATCTGCTTCGCCCGCCGGTTAATCACGATCACCCGGCCGTGATCGTCGGTGGCGACCAGCCCGTCATTCATGTTGGAGAGGATGGAAGCGAGCCGCTCCTTCTCCTCCTCGTTGAGCGAGAGAGCCTCCCGCAGCCGCTCCATCATGAAGTTGAACGTGTTGCCGAGCTGGCCGATCTCATCCTGCCCCATGATCTGCACCTTCTCGTCGAAGCGCCCCTCCGCCACTGCGGTTGCCTGGCGGGTCAGCGCCTTGATCGGGTTCGTGATCGTCGATGACAGCAGGACGCCCAGCAGCGCCGTCAGCGCCAGAGCGATCAGGGTGCCGGAGAAGAGGAACTGGTTGATCCGGTTGAGCGTGTTGTACACATCATCCATCGACGAGATGAGATACACGGCGCCGAGCACCTTCACCCCGGAGCCGATCGGCTTGGCGATGATCATCTTCCGCGTCCCGTCGAGGTCCGTGAACATCCGCTGGTTGTCCTTGATCCCCTGCAGGGCGCGCGTGACCTCCGTCTGCGTATTTTTGCTCCCGATGACTCCTTGGTTCGAGGCCAGCGAAGTTGTCAGCACCTCACCCGTCTCGCTGATGACCTGAATCTCACCCTTCGATATCGTAAAGAGGCTGTTGACGAACTTGTTGAGCCGATCGAGCGACTCTTTGTTATTCTCCGCATTATTATCGAGCGTCCCGATCATGTAGCTCTCGACCCACTG containing:
- the walK gene encoding cell wall metabolism sensor histidine kinase WalK, with the protein product MKGVRFFQSIQMKLIIIYVLLILIAMQMIGVYFIKTLEDSLKSDFVKNRDDQALLLAQWVESYMIGTLDNNAENNKESLDRLNKFVNSLFTISKGEIQVISETGEVLTTSLASNQGVIGSKNTQTEVTRALQGIKDNQRMFTDLDGTRKMIIAKPIGSGVKVLGAVYLISSMDDVYNTLNRINQFLFSGTLIALALTALLGVLLSSTITNPIKALTRQATAVAEGRFDEKVQIMGQDEIGQLGNTFNFMMERLREALSLNEEEKERLASILSNMNDGLVATDDHGRVIVINRRAKQILQVNEDTTLGMPLSELLGSQEPMTRTEGGGNLSTMMEFFHEGEEEPLHVKVTYTNIYSKGKGAAGTIAVLQDVTGQEKLEQSRREFVANVSHELRTPLTTIKSYLEALEDGALEEPQLAGKFVSVARGETERMIRLVTDLLQLSRLDSKQAIISKDTADVTEMLEETADRFSFQLEQRMIGITVDVDPEVDEITLDRDRIDQVLDNLISNAIKYTPEGGHIRIHARRPDAAVLEISVQDNGIGIPKKDLSRIFDRFYRVDKARSRSAGGTGLGLSIAREIVKAHGGTIQLESELGQGTRVTFTLPYLPEEEVAL